A stretch of Ectothiorhodospiraceae bacterium BW-2 DNA encodes these proteins:
- a CDS encoding alkaline phosphatase family protein, with product MDPLPPIVAGPILRHVTAQNWVVWLATSYPYRFSIELFCGDRPLGERRVVTHEPELTQLQIGQRAWISLLDIRWCSPLVEGQPIAYQLWLHRAADDAGQPLTQLLPHLCYPDQPLPQVIIQSRLNSVLHGSCRKPHHPGGDALVQGDYLLQQALEQQQPLPSLLLMSGDQIYADDVAGVMLAAIHETIELLGLWPESLQGAEVADSRELFASEYCYYGRENLLPHNRAADAVRKRLFTGVRKPIFTSDSAQNHLITLAEVVAMYLLIWSPQLWPLLPHHRQRIPKAKLPLTVAEIEPLQQFCQGLSRVQRLLAHLPVYMIFDDHDITDDWNLTAAWEQSAYGHPLSRRIIGNALIGYWLCQGWGNCPSNFSVDFMGGVKAYFNQRESGSQDKLIDQLLTFDRWNYQLATDPPLVVLDTRTQRWWSESNLLKPSGLMDWEALSELQQQLLHHQSVIMVSATPLFGVKLIEAVQKLFTLMGQSLMVDAENWMAHRGSASVILNIFRHPHTPQHFTILSGDVHYSFAYDIKLRFRKNSPDIWQITCSGLQNEFPPRLLSVLDWLNEWLYHRNSPLNWFTKRRSMVIKPRRPKGVRGRRLYNRSAIGLLRLEPSGKPAQIAIITADGKQVIFE from the coding sequence ATCGATCCTCTACCGCCCATTGTTGCCGGCCCGATTTTGCGCCATGTTACGGCTCAAAATTGGGTGGTGTGGCTGGCAACCTCCTATCCTTACCGCTTCTCGATAGAGCTCTTCTGCGGCGATAGACCGCTAGGTGAGCGGCGAGTTGTGACGCACGAACCGGAGCTGACACAACTACAGATTGGCCAACGGGCTTGGATTTCGCTGCTTGACATAAGATGGTGCTCGCCTCTGGTTGAGGGGCAGCCTATTGCCTATCAGTTGTGGCTGCATCGTGCAGCGGACGATGCAGGTCAGCCGTTGACGCAACTTCTGCCACACCTCTGCTACCCCGATCAACCGTTACCGCAGGTGATCATCCAGTCCCGTTTAAACTCAGTTTTGCACGGCTCTTGTCGTAAACCGCACCATCCCGGTGGTGATGCGCTGGTTCAGGGCGATTATCTGTTACAACAGGCGTTAGAGCAGCAGCAGCCGCTACCGTCACTGCTGTTGATGAGCGGCGATCAGATCTATGCTGACGATGTGGCCGGGGTGATGCTGGCGGCGATTCATGAGACCATTGAGCTTTTGGGGCTATGGCCGGAGTCGTTACAGGGAGCTGAGGTGGCCGACAGTCGCGAACTGTTTGCTAGTGAGTATTGCTACTATGGTCGGGAGAACCTGTTGCCCCACAACAGGGCCGCTGATGCGGTACGCAAACGGCTGTTTACTGGGGTGCGCAAACCGATATTTACCTCCGATTCAGCCCAAAACCATCTCATTACCCTCGCTGAAGTGGTGGCGATGTATCTGCTCATCTGGTCTCCACAACTATGGCCGCTGCTACCGCACCATCGACAACGAATTCCGAAGGCGAAACTGCCGTTAACAGTCGCAGAGATTGAACCGCTGCAACAGTTTTGCCAAGGGTTGAGTCGGGTGCAGCGGCTGCTAGCCCACCTACCGGTCTATATGATCTTTGATGATCACGATATTACTGATGATTGGAATTTGACCGCAGCTTGGGAGCAGAGTGCTTACGGTCACCCGCTCTCTCGCCGTATTATTGGCAATGCCCTGATTGGTTACTGGCTCTGTCAGGGGTGGGGTAACTGCCCTAGCAACTTTTCGGTTGACTTTATGGGGGGGGTTAAAGCCTATTTTAACCAACGAGAGAGTGGCTCCCAGGATAAGTTGATCGATCAATTACTAACATTTGACCGTTGGAACTACCAGTTGGCAACCGATCCTCCTCTGGTAGTGCTAGATACCCGCACCCAACGCTGGTGGTCGGAGAGCAACCTGCTCAAACCTTCAGGATTGATGGATTGGGAGGCGTTGAGTGAGCTACAGCAGCAGTTACTGCACCATCAGTCGGTCATTATGGTCTCAGCTACGCCGCTATTTGGGGTGAAGCTCATTGAGGCGGTACAAAAGCTGTTTACCTTAATGGGGCAGTCGCTCATGGTCGATGCCGAGAACTGGATGGCACACCGAGGTTCTGCGAGTGTGATTTTAAATATCTTCCGTCATCCCCATACGCCGCAGCACTTCACCATCCTTTCAGGTGATGTTCACTACTCGTTTGCCTATGACATTAAACTCCGTTTTCGTAAAAATAGCCCCGATATCTGGCAGATCACCTGTTCGGGGCTACAAAATGAGTTTCCGCCACGGCTGTTAAGCGTGCTCGACTGGCTAAATGAGTGGCTCTATCACCGTAACTCCCCGCTAAACTGGTTTACTAAACGCCGCTCGATGGTGATTAAGCCGCGCCGACCTAAGGGGGTACGGGGACGGCGGCTCTATAACCGCTCTGCTATTGGCTTGCTGCGACTAGAGCCGTCGGGTAAGCCGGCTCAGATTGCCATTATCACTGCCGATGGTAAACAGGTGATATTTGAATAG
- the mutY gene encoding A/G-specific adenine glycosylase, translating into MLAPTDTLLLWYRDHGRHDLPWNRTDSPYRIWLAEIMLQQTQVATVLDYYDRFTAQFPQLVTLAKADEGAVLALWSGLGYYRRARNLHHSAQIVQQRYGGELPHRYSALVALPGIGRSTAGAILAQAWGERYPILDGNVKRFLCRYHAIRHWPGESKIERQLWQLAEEYLPLAGQPMRHYTRALMDFGATLCRRTQPRCCDCPLQSQCQGYRQGLSAELPLPKPKPRKVREQRRQQLLLIIDARGRILLQQRPPTGVWASLWSLPQWSGSLEQLSHYLVDSFGVACDGAQPLPIVKHQLTHFDWWLEPLRLRVKGEAQPKLADSPFDYRWVHFDEIGRFGVPAPVKRLLQEATAP; encoded by the coding sequence ATGTTAGCACCGACTGATACCCTGCTGCTGTGGTATCGTGACCATGGCCGACACGACTTGCCATGGAATCGAACTGACTCCCCCTACCGCATCTGGCTAGCCGAAATTATGTTGCAACAGACTCAGGTGGCGACGGTGCTCGACTACTATGACCGTTTTACCGCCCAATTTCCGCAGTTAGTGACGCTAGCTAAAGCCGATGAGGGGGCGGTATTGGCGCTCTGGAGTGGCCTAGGTTACTACCGTCGGGCACGCAATCTCCACCACAGTGCCCAAATAGTGCAGCAGCGCTATGGGGGGGAGTTGCCTCATCGCTATTCGGCGCTTGTAGCGCTCCCCGGAATTGGTCGTTCGACCGCTGGAGCTATACTAGCCCAAGCGTGGGGGGAGCGCTATCCGATACTAGATGGTAATGTGAAACGGTTTCTCTGTCGCTATCACGCTATTCGGCACTGGCCGGGAGAGAGTAAGATAGAGCGGCAGTTGTGGCAGTTGGCTGAGGAGTATCTGCCTCTGGCGGGGCAACCGATGCGTCACTACACCCGTGCGTTGATGGATTTTGGCGCGACTCTCTGCCGCCGTACACAGCCGCGCTGTTGTGACTGCCCGCTGCAATCTCAGTGCCAAGGCTATCGGCAGGGCCTTAGTGCCGAGCTACCGTTGCCGAAACCCAAACCTCGCAAGGTCAGGGAGCAGCGCCGACAGCAGCTTCTATTAATTATCGATGCTAGAGGCCGAATTTTACTGCAGCAGCGTCCACCTACTGGGGTGTGGGCCTCGCTCTGGTCGCTACCGCAGTGGTCTGGCTCCTTGGAGCAGCTATCGCACTACTTAGTCGATAGCTTTGGAGTTGCGTGCGATGGGGCGCAACCTCTGCCGATAGTTAAGCATCAACTGACCCATTTTGATTGGTGGCTAGAGCCGTTGCGGCTGCGGGTGAAGGGGGAGGCCCAGCCTAAGCTGGCCGATAGCCCTTTCGATTATCGTTGGGTGCACTTCGATGAGATAGGGCGCTTTGGAGTGCCCGCGCCGGTAAAGCGGCTGCTTCAGGAGGCGACTGCTCCATAG
- a CDS encoding methionine synthase, which produces MLLPSYTGSRSAALLNALQQRIIILDGGMGTMIQRQKLTEAAYRGTEFANWQSDLKGNNDLLNLTQPDLIRTIHSDYLQAGADIIETNTFNATAISMEDYGMQQLVYRLNRAGAELAREAADTMTAQTAAKPRFVAGVLGPTSKTCSISPDVNNPGFRNINFSQLVDTYHEALHGLIEGGVDIVLVETIFDTLNAKAALFAIRDYFERHQIELPIIISGTITDASGRTLSGQTVEAFWNSLRHATPLSFGFNCALGADELRQYVEEIAREVDCRVNVHPNAGLPNAFGDYDETPESMATKIAEWAERGFLNIIGGCCGTTPAHIQAIAEAVAPFSPRQLPTLEPKCRLAGLEAFNIDKKSLFVNVGERANVTGSAKFKRLILNGDYDEALSVCREQVENGAQIIDINMDEAMLDGKEAMVTFLNLIAAEPDISRVPVMLDSSKWEIIEAGLQCCQGKAIVNSISLKEGEEKFLQQAKRLQRYGAAVVIMAFDESGQADSYQRKIDICQRSYRLLTETIHFDPADIIFDPNIFAVATGIEEHNNYAVDFIEATRWIKQHLPYTHISGGVSNVSFSFRGNHPVREAIHSVFLYHAIKAGLTMGIVNAGQLALYDELTEELRERVEDVILNRRQDSTDRLLEIAENYRDSAQPSDKSESDSWRELPIEQRLEHSLIKGIDRYVEEDTEEARQQLQDPIRVIEGPLMAGMNSVGDLFGAGKMFLPQVVKSARVMKKAVAYLIPYIEAGEQAGVSSSNGKILLATVKGDVHDIGKNIVAVVLQCNNFEVIDLGVMVPMGKILEAALEHQVDIIGLSGLITPSLEEMEQIAKEMARLKLTTPLMIGGATTSKAHTAVKIAPHSDSPIVWVKDASRAVGVAQNLISKGGREPFLAQLALDYEQVRTAHQQRHGQTALIDLATARANRVTIDWSNYTPPPPRRLGLTLFDSIDLNQLRPYIDWTFFFHAWELKGRYPQILEDREKGEEARKLFADAEAMLTELIEHHWLQAKAIVGLFPANSDGDDVIMRRLPHGEQRFCFLRQQKPQPKGHPNYCLADYIAPTASGVSDYLGMFACTAGIGIDDHVARFEAEHDDYRAIMLKALADRLAEALAEWLHQQVRTDLWGYAANEKLTNEQLIAEKYQGIRPAMGYPASPDHSEKDPLWQQLDAEQQTGIWLTESKAMVPTAAVSGLYFSHPDARYFAIGKLGRDQVKEYAQRKQMALEEVERWLSPNLGYS; this is translated from the coding sequence ATGCTTCTCCCCTCCTACACCGGCAGCCGTAGCGCTGCCCTACTTAACGCTCTGCAACAGCGCATTATCATTCTCGATGGCGGCATGGGTACCATGATTCAGCGACAGAAGCTGACCGAAGCCGCCTATCGCGGCACCGAGTTTGCTAACTGGCAAAGCGATCTAAAAGGCAATAACGATCTGCTCAACCTAACTCAGCCCGATCTGATTCGCACCATCCATAGCGACTACCTGCAAGCGGGTGCCGATATTATCGAAACTAACACCTTTAATGCTACCGCTATCTCAATGGAAGATTACGGTATGCAGCAGTTAGTCTATCGTCTCAATCGCGCCGGCGCGGAACTAGCGAGAGAGGCTGCCGATACCATGACGGCGCAAACGGCCGCAAAACCCCGTTTTGTCGCCGGTGTTCTTGGCCCGACCAGTAAAACCTGCTCTATCTCTCCCGATGTTAATAACCCCGGCTTTCGCAATATCAACTTTAGCCAACTGGTCGATACCTATCACGAAGCGCTACACGGCCTGATTGAGGGGGGAGTGGATATCGTCCTAGTCGAAACGATCTTCGATACTCTCAATGCCAAAGCAGCACTCTTTGCCATTCGAGACTACTTTGAGCGGCACCAAATTGAGCTGCCGATTATTATCTCCGGCACCATTACCGATGCCTCCGGAAGAACCCTCTCCGGTCAAACCGTTGAGGCGTTCTGGAACTCGCTGCGCCACGCGACCCCCCTAAGTTTTGGCTTTAACTGTGCCCTCGGTGCCGATGAGCTGCGTCAGTATGTTGAAGAGATTGCGCGCGAAGTCGATTGTCGGGTCAATGTCCACCCCAACGCCGGCTTACCCAACGCCTTTGGTGACTATGATGAGACACCCGAATCGATGGCCACTAAAATAGCCGAGTGGGCCGAGCGGGGCTTTTTAAATATTATCGGCGGCTGCTGTGGCACCACACCGGCACATATTCAGGCGATCGCCGAGGCGGTTGCCCCCTTCTCACCGCGACAGCTACCAACGCTAGAGCCTAAGTGTCGTCTAGCCGGATTGGAGGCCTTTAACATCGATAAAAAGTCACTATTTGTGAATGTCGGTGAGCGAGCCAATGTCACCGGCTCGGCCAAGTTCAAGCGACTCATTCTCAATGGCGACTACGATGAGGCGCTCTCGGTCTGTCGGGAACAGGTCGAAAATGGTGCTCAAATTATCGACATCAATATGGATGAGGCGATGCTCGATGGCAAAGAGGCGATGGTCACCTTTCTTAACCTTATCGCCGCTGAACCCGATATCTCCCGCGTACCAGTGATGCTCGACTCCTCAAAGTGGGAGATTATCGAAGCCGGCCTACAGTGCTGTCAGGGCAAGGCGATTGTAAACTCTATCTCCCTCAAAGAGGGGGAGGAGAAGTTTCTACAGCAGGCGAAGCGGCTACAGCGCTATGGGGCCGCTGTGGTTATTATGGCCTTTGATGAGAGCGGCCAGGCCGACAGCTATCAGCGCAAAATCGATATCTGCCAGCGTAGCTATCGACTCTTAACCGAGACGATTCACTTCGATCCGGCCGATATTATCTTTGATCCTAATATCTTCGCCGTTGCGACCGGAATTGAGGAGCACAATAACTACGCAGTCGATTTTATCGAAGCCACTCGTTGGATTAAACAGCACCTACCCTACACCCATATCTCCGGTGGGGTTTCCAATGTCTCGTTCTCATTTCGGGGCAATCATCCGGTGCGAGAGGCTATCCACTCCGTCTTTCTCTACCACGCCATTAAAGCCGGACTCACGATGGGAATTGTCAACGCCGGCCAACTAGCGCTCTACGACGAGCTGACAGAAGAGCTGCGTGAACGGGTTGAAGATGTCATTCTCAATCGACGCCAAGATAGCACCGACAGGCTACTAGAAATTGCCGAAAACTACCGTGATAGCGCTCAACCGAGCGATAAGAGTGAGAGTGATAGCTGGCGTGAGTTACCGATAGAGCAGCGGCTAGAGCACTCGCTCATTAAAGGCATTGATCGTTATGTCGAAGAGGATACTGAAGAGGCTCGGCAACAGCTACAAGATCCGATTAGGGTTATTGAGGGGCCGTTAATGGCAGGCATGAATAGCGTTGGCGATCTCTTTGGTGCCGGTAAGATGTTTCTGCCCCAAGTGGTCAAGTCGGCTCGGGTGATGAAAAAGGCGGTCGCCTATCTTATCCCCTATATCGAAGCGGGAGAGCAGGCGGGAGTCAGTAGTTCTAACGGCAAAATTCTACTAGCGACAGTCAAGGGAGATGTACACGATATCGGCAAAAATATCGTCGCGGTGGTACTACAGTGCAACAACTTTGAGGTGATTGATCTCGGTGTCATGGTGCCGATGGGTAAAATTCTGGAGGCGGCACTGGAGCATCAGGTCGATATTATCGGCCTATCGGGACTCATCACCCCATCGCTAGAGGAGATGGAGCAGATCGCTAAAGAGATGGCGCGGCTTAAACTCACTACCCCTTTAATGATTGGCGGTGCCACCACCTCGAAGGCCCATACTGCGGTTAAGATCGCCCCCCACTCCGACTCCCCCATTGTGTGGGTTAAAGACGCCTCCCGCGCCGTCGGGGTGGCACAAAATCTGATTAGTAAGGGGGGACGCGAACCCTTTTTAGCGCAGTTAGCTCTCGACTATGAGCAGGTGCGCACCGCCCATCAGCAGCGCCATGGCCAGACGGCTCTTATCGATCTCGCCACGGCTCGTGCTAATCGGGTCACTATCGATTGGTCTAACTACACCCCACCGCCCCCCCGCCGCCTCGGCCTGACGCTGTTCGATAGTATCGACTTAAACCAACTGCGCCCCTATATCGATTGGACTTTCTTCTTCCACGCTTGGGAGCTTAAGGGGCGCTATCCACAAATTCTTGAAGATAGGGAGAAGGGGGAGGAGGCGAGAAAACTATTTGCCGATGCCGAAGCGATGCTCACCGAGCTGATTGAGCATCACTGGCTCCAAGCGAAAGCGATTGTGGGCCTCTTTCCAGCTAATAGCGATGGCGATGATGTCATTATGCGCCGACTACCCCATGGAGAGCAGCGGTTCTGTTTTTTACGCCAACAGAAACCGCAACCTAAAGGGCACCCTAACTACTGTCTAGCCGACTATATCGCTCCGACGGCAAGTGGTGTGAGCGACTATTTAGGAATGTTTGCCTGCACCGCCGGAATTGGCATTGATGACCATGTCGCCCGCTTTGAGGCCGAACACGACGACTATCGTGCCATTATGCTCAAAGCGCTGGCAGATCGTCTCGCCGAAGCGCTCGCTGAGTGGCTCCATCAACAGGTACGCACCGATCTATGGGGCTACGCCGCTAACGAAAAGCTCACCAATGAGCAGTTAATTGCGGAGAAGTATCAAGGCATTCGTCCCGCGATGGGTTACCCCGCCAGCCCCGATCATAGTGAAAAAGATCCACTGTGGCAGCAGTTAGATGCCGAACAGCAAACCGGCATCTGGCTCACAGAATCCAAGGCAATGGTACCGACTGCTGCGGTAAGCGGCCTCTACTTCAGCCACCCCGACGCCCGCTATTTTGCGATAGGCAAACTAGGTCGAGATCAAGTTAAAGAGTACGCCCAGCGCAAACAGATGGCACTAGAGGAGGTAGAGAGGTGGCTTAGCCCCAACCTAGGTTACTCATGA
- a CDS encoding type III pantothenate kinase: MYSRGSGRSLLRLGGIVLRVATLYCDAGNSRLKWWLVAEEQQLDSGVWLYQMRCDSPLVKWSKRISLQQVVVAAVVERERLDPLWEALSPWLKGIVPTFIAADAIAGLVDSDYDLTQLGVDRALAIAAVSASAHAIVVVDCGTSVTVELVTSKQRYLGGYILPGVAMISELFRAHTAAVRLDGGVQPIVAAKTPGTNTQQALLHGSMVAVGETVAYAINYLQQLEQQLPKLVVTGGDGQIMAQQFKHPFQLRPDLILSGMQRLQRLGRV, encoded by the coding sequence ATCTACTCAAGAGGGAGTGGTCGCTCTCTGCTCCGGCTCGGTGGTATTGTGTTGAGGGTCGCCACACTCTACTGTGATGCTGGTAACAGCCGCTTAAAGTGGTGGTTGGTGGCTGAAGAGCAGCAGCTCGATAGTGGTGTGTGGCTCTATCAGATGCGATGCGATTCCCCTCTGGTTAAGTGGTCTAAGCGGATTAGCTTGCAGCAGGTGGTGGTCGCCGCTGTCGTTGAGCGGGAGCGACTAGATCCCCTTTGGGAGGCGCTCTCTCCTTGGTTAAAAGGGATAGTGCCTACTTTTATCGCTGCTGATGCGATTGCAGGGCTGGTCGATTCTGATTATGATCTCACTCAGTTGGGTGTGGATCGAGCTTTAGCTATCGCCGCAGTCTCTGCTAGCGCCCACGCGATAGTGGTTGTCGATTGCGGGACATCGGTGACGGTGGAGCTGGTGACCTCAAAACAGCGCTATTTGGGGGGGTATATCTTGCCAGGCGTGGCCATGATCTCAGAGCTTTTTCGAGCGCATACCGCTGCGGTAAGGCTCGATGGTGGAGTGCAACCGATCGTGGCAGCGAAAACTCCCGGCACGAATACTCAACAGGCGTTACTGCACGGCTCAATGGTGGCGGTAGGTGAGACGGTAGCGTATGCGATCAACTACCTACAGCAGCTTGAGCAGCAGTTACCGAAACTAGTTGTGACCGGTGGTGATGGGCAGATTATGGCGCAGCAGTTTAAGCACCCTTTTCAGTTACGGCCCGATCTGATCTTGTCGGGTATGCAGCGACTACAGCGGTTAGGAAGAGTGTGA
- a CDS encoding biotin--[acetyl-CoA-carboxylase] ligase — protein sequence MPTLFELQNRIFCALLRSYCCLSRRYSIEIFDQIDSTNSYLLQRSPLQSDRVQLLFARRQTAGRGQYRRQWLSPETGNLYLSIGFGAEMNHPNLSQASLLTGVLLITTLQNSPMPEPIKHRLQLKWPNDLWLEGAKVGGVLTEQRFTGQHISMVIGLGVNFSGEGLEPLESSYSYLSLEAGAQPVWLAQLLQGMDRLFCQFDTQYAVELLQLWPTLDALWQQPLQVQQGERVFYGTGAGIDSRGHLLLSTQEGVVALCSGSVVLC from the coding sequence GTGCCAACCTTGTTTGAATTGCAGAACCGCATTTTTTGCGCGTTACTACGAAGCTATTGCTGCTTATCTCGTCGCTACTCCATTGAGATATTTGATCAGATCGATTCAACCAACTCCTATCTATTGCAACGCTCTCCCCTTCAGTCGGATAGAGTACAGTTACTCTTTGCTCGTCGGCAGACGGCCGGTAGGGGACAGTATCGGCGCCAGTGGCTCTCGCCTGAGACGGGGAATCTCTATCTATCTATCGGTTTTGGTGCTGAGATGAATCACCCTAATCTCTCTCAGGCAAGCCTGTTAACTGGAGTGCTACTGATAACCACGCTACAAAATAGCCCTATGCCAGAGCCGATTAAGCACCGTTTACAGTTAAAATGGCCTAACGATCTCTGGTTAGAGGGGGCGAAAGTGGGGGGAGTATTGACCGAGCAGCGTTTTACCGGTCAGCACATTAGTATGGTTATCGGTTTAGGTGTTAACTTTAGTGGTGAAGGTTTGGAGCCGCTTGAGAGTAGCTACAGCTATCTGTCGCTAGAAGCGGGGGCACAACCGGTCTGGTTAGCTCAGTTACTACAGGGGATGGATAGACTTTTTTGCCAGTTTGATACTCAATACGCCGTTGAGCTGTTGCAGTTGTGGCCAACCCTGGATGCTTTGTGGCAGCAGCCTCTGCAGGTTCAGCAGGGAGAGAGAGTTTTTTATGGAACGGGGGCGGGTATCGATAGCCGTGGTCACCTGTTGCTATCTACTCAAGAGGGAGTGGTCGCTCTCTGCTCCGGCTCGGTGGTATTGTGTTGA
- a CDS encoding DUF4124 domain-containing protein: protein MARVVKSSLKLASLLLGGALSLSVAAVTVYQWRGEGEVTSFGDRPPATAAEVKKRQLGVEPALYRVKSVHDGDTVTLTDGRRVRLIGINAPEIAHRGRPGQTGGKAAKRYLKQLVEGKSIYLQWGVERQDRYKRLLAHLLFQDRDSVNEQLLRQGLVHLSIKPPNLTRLESYHQAEQEARQAGRGIWQLPQYQIVAAADRADYQNTFRRMRGEVTGVTEKEHLWVVALTGGVKVMIRKDSLPAFSAAGLALPALLGQEVVVRGWVHRASGEPVVRLVHPLEFEQWSLR, encoded by the coding sequence ATGGCTCGGGTAGTAAAATCGTCTTTGAAGTTAGCGAGCCTACTATTAGGGGGGGCTCTGTCGCTATCGGTCGCTGCGGTGACGGTCTATCAGTGGCGTGGTGAGGGGGAGGTGACTTCGTTTGGTGATCGCCCTCCAGCGACAGCGGCGGAGGTTAAAAAGCGCCAGCTAGGTGTCGAGCCGGCCCTCTATCGGGTTAAATCGGTACATGATGGCGATACGGTGACCCTAACCGATGGTCGCCGGGTACGGCTGATCGGCATTAACGCGCCCGAAATTGCCCATCGCGGTAGGCCGGGGCAGACGGGGGGGAAGGCGGCGAAGCGCTACCTTAAACAGCTAGTGGAGGGCAAATCGATCTACCTTCAGTGGGGGGTTGAGCGACAGGATCGCTATAAGCGGCTGTTAGCCCATCTGCTCTTTCAGGATAGAGATAGCGTTAACGAGCAGTTACTGCGGCAGGGGCTGGTTCATCTATCGATAAAACCGCCTAATCTGACTCGATTAGAGAGCTATCATCAGGCCGAACAGGAGGCACGGCAGGCAGGACGCGGCATTTGGCAGCTACCGCAGTACCAAATTGTGGCCGCTGCGGATAGAGCGGACTATCAAAATACCTTTCGCCGTATGAGAGGCGAGGTGACTGGGGTGACCGAAAAAGAGCATCTGTGGGTGGTGGCGCTCACAGGGGGAGTTAAGGTGATGATTCGCAAGGACTCTCTGCCCGCCTTTAGCGCAGCAGGGCTGGCGTTACCGGCCCTGCTGGGGCAAGAGGTGGTTGTTCGCGGCTGGGTTCATCGCGCCTCGGGTGAACCGGTCGTGCGGCTAGTCCATCCGTTGGAGTTTGAGCAGTGGTCGCTACGATAG
- a CDS encoding FAD:protein FMN transferase → MRVVIVVGLLVWLLGCGEAEESRYQLYFFGTVIDMTLSSGSSSQRQQAVTAIKARFAHIHDDWHAWQLGKLTRLNQQLQQHGSAVLDPELKPLLQQSLALSALSGGRFDPTIGKLLQLWGFQQTLPPEGMPPPSEALLQQWLQQRPSSRDVVIEGERMTTTNRQLAFDMGAIAKGYAVDEAIDILRKHQIGAAIVNAGGDLRVIGRHGERPWRVGIRHPQGGGVLAALTAAGDESIFTSGNYERYREYEGVKYHHIIDPMTARPVEGVTSVTVIHRFGTVADAAATALVVAGVDHWPAVARAMGVEAVLLMSEAGVAYLTPAMAERIEWQTLPVEQVVVDVSTD, encoded by the coding sequence ATGAGAGTCGTGATCGTGGTAGGGCTGCTAGTGTGGCTGCTCGGCTGTGGAGAGGCCGAGGAGAGCCGTTACCAGCTCTACTTTTTTGGTACTGTCATCGATATGACGCTGTCATCGGGCAGCAGTAGTCAGCGTCAACAGGCGGTAACAGCGATAAAAGCCCGCTTTGCCCACATTCATGACGACTGGCATGCTTGGCAGCTAGGCAAACTCACTCGCCTCAATCAGCAGTTGCAGCAGCATGGCAGTGCTGTTTTGGATCCCGAACTAAAACCGCTATTACAGCAGAGCCTGGCGCTATCGGCGCTAAGCGGTGGCCGTTTTGATCCAACCATCGGCAAGCTGTTGCAGTTGTGGGGCTTTCAGCAGACGCTCCCTCCTGAGGGGATGCCCCCTCCATCAGAGGCTCTATTGCAGCAGTGGCTGCAGCAGCGACCGAGTAGTCGCGATGTGGTGATCGAAGGGGAGCGAATGACGACGACTAATCGGCAGCTTGCTTTCGATATGGGGGCGATAGCAAAGGGGTATGCGGTTGATGAGGCGATCGATATTTTACGCAAGCACCAAATTGGTGCGGCGATTGTCAATGCCGGTGGTGATTTGCGAGTGATTGGGCGCCATGGGGAGCGGCCGTGGCGGGTCGGTATTCGCCATCCACAAGGGGGCGGAGTGTTGGCAGCGCTAACCGCAGCAGGGGATGAGAGTATCTTTACCTCGGGTAACTATGAGCGTTATCGGGAGTATGAGGGGGTTAAGTATCACCACATTATCGATCCGATGACTGCTCGACCGGTAGAGGGGGTGACCTCGGTAACAGTTATCCATCGGTTCGGCACGGTTGCCGATGCGGCAGCGACTGCGCTGGTCGTTGCCGGAGTTGACCACTGGCCAGCGGTGGCACGAGCAATGGGGGTCGAGGCCGTCCTGCTAATGAGCGAGGCGGGGGTGGCCTACTTAACTCCCGCTATGGCTGAGCGAATTGAGTGGCAGACGCTACCGGTAGAGCAGGTTGTGGTGGATGTTAGCACCGACTGA
- a CDS encoding oxidative damage protection protein, which yields MSRMVQCVKLGKEALGLERITYPGELGKRVFESVSQEAWQMWLKQQTMLINEYRLTPIDPNHRKMLENEMEKFFFGEGGSKPEGFTPQL from the coding sequence ATGTCGCGAATGGTGCAGTGCGTCAAACTAGGCAAGGAGGCTCTAGGGCTGGAACGGATCACCTACCCTGGAGAGTTAGGAAAGCGAGTTTTTGAATCGGTCTCACAAGAGGCGTGGCAGATGTGGTTAAAGCAGCAGACGATGCTGATCAATGAGTACCGTTTGACTCCGATCGATCCGAACCATCGCAAAATGCTCGAAAACGAGATGGAGAAGTTCTTCTTCGGCGAGGGAGGTAGTAAACCTGAGGGGTTTACGCCGCAGCTATAA